The proteins below are encoded in one region of Pseudomonas entomophila L48:
- a CDS encoding outer membrane protein assembly factor BamD, translating to MQVKHLLLIAILGLTAACSSNKEVIDENLSEAELYQQAQADLDNSSYTSAVNKLKALESRYPFGRYADQAQLELIYANYKNSEPEAAKSAAERFIRLHPQHPNVDYAYYLKGLTSFDQDRGLLARFLPLDMTKRDPGAARDSYNEFAQLTSRFPNSRYSPDAKQRMIYLRNLLASYEIHVANYYLSREAYVAAANRGRYVVENFQETPSVGDGLAVMVESYQHMHLDELAATSLETLKLNYPDHPSLVDGQFVVKQDENGNRSWLSKATLGLIDTKTPLPPGETRANQDVVKQFQDARSEMPEELLPKDENGDPILPAGPKEAEQDRSWFSYMTFGLFD from the coding sequence ATGCAAGTGAAACACCTGCTGCTGATCGCCATCCTCGGGCTCACCGCTGCCTGTTCCTCGAACAAGGAAGTCATTGACGAGAACCTCAGCGAGGCCGAGCTGTACCAGCAGGCGCAGGCCGACCTGGACAACTCCAGCTACACCAGCGCCGTGAACAAGCTCAAGGCCCTGGAGTCGCGCTACCCGTTCGGCCGCTACGCCGACCAGGCCCAGCTCGAGCTGATCTACGCCAACTATAAAAACTCCGAGCCCGAGGCCGCCAAGTCCGCCGCCGAGCGCTTCATCCGCCTGCACCCGCAGCACCCGAACGTCGACTACGCCTACTATCTGAAAGGCCTGACCTCGTTCGACCAGGACCGCGGCCTGCTGGCGCGCTTCCTGCCGCTGGACATGACCAAGCGTGACCCGGGTGCCGCGCGCGACTCGTACAACGAGTTCGCCCAGCTGACCAGCCGCTTCCCCAACAGCCGTTACTCGCCGGACGCCAAGCAGCGCATGATCTACCTGCGCAACCTGCTGGCCTCCTACGAAATCCACGTGGCCAACTACTACCTCAGCCGCGAGGCTTATGTGGCCGCCGCCAACCGTGGCCGCTACGTGGTCGAGAACTTCCAGGAAACCCCGTCGGTGGGCGATGGCCTGGCGGTGATGGTCGAGTCGTACCAGCACATGCACCTGGACGAGCTGGCCGCCACCAGCCTCGAGACCCTCAAGCTCAACTACCCGGACCACCCGAGCCTGGTCGATGGCCAGTTCGTGGTCAAACAGGACGAGAATGGCAACCGCTCCTGGCTGTCGAAGGCGACTTTGGGCCTGATCGATACCAAGACTCCGCTGCCGCCAGGTGAGACCCGCGCCAACCAGGACGTGGTCAAGCAGTTCCAGGACGCTCGCTCCGAGATGCCGGAAGAGCTGCTGCCCAAGGACGAGAACGGCGACCCGATTCTGCCGGCAGGTCCCAAGGAAGCCGAGCAGGACCGTTCGTGGTTCAGCTACATGACCTTCGGTCTGTTCGACTGA
- a CDS encoding PP0621 family protein: MVRLLFWIALIAAAFWLWRKFKTSQQSPAEPRLDDPLKMVRCAHCGVHLPNDRALQQGKEWYCSQQHLQQGPGQQR, from the coding sequence ATGGTTCGCCTACTATTCTGGATCGCCCTGATCGCCGCCGCGTTCTGGCTGTGGCGCAAGTTCAAGACCAGCCAGCAGTCCCCCGCCGAGCCGCGGCTGGATGACCCGCTGAAGATGGTGCGCTGCGCCCATTGCGGCGTACACCTGCCCAACGACCGGGCGTTGCAGCAGGGCAAGGAGTGGTATTGCAGCCAGCAGCATCTGCAGCAAGGGCCGGGCCAGCAGCGCTGA
- the thiO gene encoding glycine oxidase ThiO, which translates to MSKQVVIVGGGVIGLLTAFNLAAEVDRVVVCDQGEVGRESSWAGGGIVSPLYPWRYSPAVTALAHWSQDFYPQLGERLFASTGVDPEVHTTGLYWLDLDDEAEALVWAVREQRPLSAVDISAAYDAVPVLGAGYKHAIYMAGVANVRNPRLVKSLKAALLALPNVTLREHCQITGFEQDGGRVTGVRTGDGVLAADEVVLSAGAWSGDLLKTLGLELPVEPVKGQMILFKCAEDFLPSMVLAKGRYAIPRRDGHILVGSTLEYAGYDKTPTEDALESLKASAIELLPALADAEVVGHWAGLRPGSPEGIPYIGAVPGHEGLWLNCGHYRNGLVLAPASCQLFSDLLLGREPIIDPAPYAPEGRLG; encoded by the coding sequence ATGAGCAAGCAAGTAGTGATTGTTGGCGGCGGCGTCATTGGCCTGCTGACGGCGTTCAACCTGGCCGCTGAGGTCGACCGGGTGGTGGTGTGTGATCAAGGTGAAGTGGGCCGAGAGTCGTCCTGGGCAGGGGGCGGCATCGTCTCGCCCCTGTATCCTTGGCGCTACAGCCCGGCGGTGACCGCGCTGGCGCACTGGTCGCAGGACTTTTATCCACAGCTGGGCGAGCGCCTGTTCGCCAGCACCGGAGTCGACCCCGAAGTACACACCACCGGGCTCTATTGGCTGGACCTGGACGACGAGGCGGAGGCATTGGTCTGGGCTGTGCGGGAGCAGCGGCCGTTGAGTGCAGTGGACATTTCGGCAGCCTACGATGCGGTGCCGGTGCTTGGGGCGGGCTACAAGCACGCGATCTACATGGCGGGGGTGGCCAATGTGCGCAACCCGCGCCTGGTCAAGTCGCTCAAGGCCGCGCTGCTGGCGCTACCCAACGTCACCCTGCGCGAGCACTGCCAGATCACCGGCTTCGAGCAGGATGGCGGGCGTGTCACGGGCGTGCGCACGGGTGATGGCGTGCTGGCTGCCGATGAGGTGGTGCTCAGTGCTGGTGCCTGGAGCGGCGACCTGCTGAAGACTTTGGGGCTGGAACTGCCGGTGGAGCCGGTGAAGGGTCAGATGATCCTGTTCAAGTGCGCCGAGGATTTCCTGCCCAGCATGGTCCTGGCCAAGGGGCGTTACGCGATCCCGCGCCGCGATGGGCATATCCTGGTGGGCAGCACCCTGGAGTATGCCGGCTACGACAAGACCCCGACCGAGGATGCACTGGAGAGCCTGAAGGCGTCGGCCATCGAGCTGTTGCCGGCATTGGCCGATGCCGAAGTCGTTGGGCACTGGGCGGGTTTGCGTCCGGGGTCGCCAGAAGGCATTCCGTATATCGGCGCGGTGCCAGGGCATGAAGGGCTGTGGTTGAACTGCGGCCATTACCGCAATGGCCTGGTGCTGGCGCCGGCGTCGTGCCAGTTGTTCAGTGACCTGTTGCTGGGGCGTGAGCCGATCATCGACCCGGCGCCGTATGCGCCTGAAGGCCGCCTGGGCTGA
- a CDS encoding type IV pilin protein, which produces MQRGLGLIELLIVVALTGMLAAIAYPSYSDQLRRAARIEVVGLLQDAALRLEQHRARAGEYVDNDQLTTPLPAGNRYYRLQARRDSETFALLAIRLPNALMAHDRCGDFQLEHTGVRSNPGGSEAAVACWGS; this is translated from the coding sequence ATGCAACGCGGTCTTGGTCTGATCGAATTATTGATTGTCGTGGCGCTGACCGGCATGCTGGCAGCCATTGCCTACCCCAGTTATAGCGACCAGCTCCGGCGCGCCGCGCGCATCGAGGTGGTCGGCCTGCTGCAGGACGCAGCGTTGCGCCTGGAACAGCATCGTGCGCGCGCCGGTGAGTATGTGGACAACGATCAGTTGACCACGCCCCTGCCGGCCGGTAATCGCTATTACCGGCTGCAGGCCCGGCGCGACAGCGAGACGTTCGCGTTACTCGCCATTCGCCTGCCGAATGCCCTGATGGCGCACGACCGCTGCGGCGATTTCCAGCTTGAGCACACGGGCGTGCGCAGCAATCCGGGCGGCAGCGAAGCGGCTGTGGCCTGCTGGGGAAGCTGA
- a CDS encoding PilW family protein, translating into MRGGQEGLGLIEVLLALALGLLLLAAAGQLFGAAHQAWRLQGVKARLQDDARLVLQRLVEDIRMAGMFGCLRLDPEDFADPLAAQAFARPIEITGDGLTLVGAELPGLLGAADWTVLTDCRTWARVEAGPHAGGAQVLALPVRRLSYRLRNGRLMFTSNAQHVGLIDNVRAFEVSQVETGEGQRVDIRLILHDRQHRLEQRHEMSVAVRNPWSDA; encoded by the coding sequence GTGAGGGGGGGGCAGGAGGGGCTCGGCCTGATTGAAGTCTTGCTCGCCCTTGCCTTGGGCCTGCTGTTGCTGGCGGCGGCAGGCCAGCTGTTCGGGGCGGCCCACCAGGCCTGGCGCCTGCAAGGTGTCAAGGCGCGCCTGCAAGACGATGCCCGGCTAGTCCTGCAACGGTTGGTGGAGGATATCCGCATGGCCGGCATGTTCGGTTGCCTGCGCCTGGATCCCGAGGACTTCGCCGACCCGCTGGCCGCCCAGGCCTTTGCCAGGCCAATCGAGATCACCGGTGACGGCCTGACACTGGTGGGGGCTGAATTGCCCGGTTTGCTCGGGGCGGCGGACTGGACCGTGCTGACTGATTGCCGCACCTGGGCCAGGGTCGAGGCAGGGCCGCACGCTGGTGGGGCACAGGTCCTGGCACTGCCTGTTCGTCGCCTGAGTTATCGGCTGCGTAATGGTCGCCTGATGTTCACCAGCAATGCCCAGCATGTCGGCCTTATCGACAACGTGCGGGCATTTGAAGTGAGTCAGGTCGAAACCGGGGAAGGCCAGCGGGTTGATATCCGGTTGATCCTGCATGACCGGCAGCATCGCCTCGAACAGCGCCATGAAATGAGTGTGGCCGTGCGCAATCCGTGGAGCGATGCATGA
- the pilV gene encoding type IV pilus modification protein PilV has product MRVSEAGMTLLEVLLAMTVLALGVFASAALQLRSLQVSDSAHLDAQAVQLAQRLLETARAAGTLTASDEAAWRRQVVEVLGSSAEGRVSRAAGGLSLELNWSAPGEAHRPSLNLQGRVLP; this is encoded by the coding sequence ATGCGGGTCAGTGAAGCGGGCATGACGCTGTTGGAGGTGTTGCTGGCAATGACGGTGCTGGCGCTGGGGGTATTTGCCTCAGCCGCTTTGCAACTGCGTAGCTTGCAGGTGAGCGACAGCGCGCATCTCGATGCCCAGGCCGTGCAGCTTGCCCAACGCTTGCTTGAGACGGCGAGGGCTGCCGGTACGCTGACGGCGAGTGATGAAGCTGCCTGGCGGCGCCAAGTGGTGGAGGTGCTGGGTTCGTCGGCCGAAGGGCGGGTGAGTCGGGCAGCAGGCGGGCTGTCGCTGGAGTTAAATTGGTCGGCACCAGGTGAGGCGCATCGCCCTTCGCTGAACCTGCAGGGCAGGGTGTTGCCGTGA
- a CDS encoding GspH/FimT family pseudopilin gives MRQQGVTLIQMMCALAVAGLLTHLGTSAYSAFSEVLHLSATARELAQTLRATRNEAMLRHQAVRIRPLEGNWGMGWGVSLEHDNQLLREHRLARPLRITASSAREVRFSRRGAPLGEGFGGITLDICQRTTLLSRHQVVLSPSGRVSLRSDEGRRCAGP, from the coding sequence GTGAGGCAACAGGGCGTAACACTGATACAAATGATGTGTGCACTGGCGGTGGCAGGACTTCTCACGCACCTGGGCACGTCGGCCTACAGCGCCTTCAGTGAAGTGCTTCACCTGTCCGCCACGGCCCGGGAGCTGGCACAAACGCTTCGCGCCACACGCAACGAGGCCATGCTGCGGCATCAGGCAGTACGGATACGCCCATTGGAGGGCAATTGGGGCATGGGCTGGGGGGTGTCGCTGGAGCACGACAATCAGCTGCTGCGGGAGCACCGGCTGGCACGGCCACTGAGAATCACCGCGAGTTCAGCCAGGGAAGTGAGGTTCAGCCGGCGCGGCGCACCGCTGGGGGAAGGGTTTGGTGGGATCACGCTGGACATCTGCCAGCGTACCACCCTGCTCAGCCGCCACCAGGTGGTATTGAGCCCCAGTGGCCGGGTAAGCCTGCGCAGCGACGAGGGCCGCCGCTGCGCAGGCCCCTGA
- the ispH gene encoding 4-hydroxy-3-methylbut-2-enyl diphosphate reductase, whose translation MQIKLANPRGFCAGVDRAIEIVNRALEVFGPPIYVRHEVVHNKFVVEDLRNRGAVFVEELDQVPDDVIVIFSAHGVSQAVRQEAAGRGLKVFDATCPLVTKVHIEVAKYSRDGRECILIGHAGHPEVEGTMGQYDASNGGSIYLVEDEKDVAALQVRNPDHLAFVTQTTLSMDDTSRVIDALRERFPNIGGPRKDDICYATQNRQDAVKQLADECDVVLVVGSPNSSNSNRLRELAERMSTPAYLIDGAEDLQRSWFDGAQRIGITAGASAPEVLVRGVIDQLKAWGATGAEELDGREENITFSMPKELRVRSLI comes from the coding sequence CCAATCTACGTACGCCACGAAGTGGTGCACAACAAGTTCGTCGTCGAAGACCTGCGCAACCGTGGCGCGGTGTTCGTCGAAGAGCTGGACCAGGTGCCGGACGACGTCATCGTCATCTTCAGCGCCCATGGCGTTTCGCAAGCCGTGCGCCAGGAAGCCGCTGGCCGTGGCCTGAAGGTGTTCGACGCCACCTGCCCGCTGGTGACCAAGGTGCATATCGAGGTTGCCAAGTACAGCCGCGACGGCCGTGAGTGCATTCTCATCGGCCACGCCGGGCACCCGGAGGTCGAAGGCACCATGGGCCAGTACGACGCCAGCAACGGCGGCAGCATCTACCTCGTCGAGGACGAGAAGGACGTCGCCGCCCTGCAGGTGCGCAACCCGGACCACCTGGCCTTCGTCACCCAGACCACCCTGTCGATGGACGACACCAGCCGGGTGATCGATGCCCTGCGCGAGCGCTTCCCGAACATCGGCGGCCCGCGCAAGGACGACATCTGCTACGCCACGCAAAACCGCCAGGACGCGGTCAAGCAGCTGGCCGACGAGTGCGACGTGGTGCTGGTGGTGGGTAGCCCCAACAGTTCCAACTCCAACCGCCTGCGCGAGCTGGCCGAGCGCATGAGCACCCCGGCCTACCTGATCGATGGTGCCGAGGACCTGCAACGCAGCTGGTTCGATGGCGCCCAGCGCATCGGCATCACCGCCGGGGCTTCCGCCCCCGAGGTGCTGGTGCGTGGCGTGATCGACCAGCTCAAGGCCTGGGGTGCCACCGGCGCCGAAGAGCTCGACGGGCGCGAGGAGAACATCACCTTCTCCATGCCCAAGGAGTTGCGGGTGCGCTCGCTGATCTGA